The Argentina anserina chromosome 3, drPotAnse1.1, whole genome shotgun sequence genome includes a region encoding these proteins:
- the LOC126786726 gene encoding uncharacterized protein LOC126786726: protein MPQDLPGFYYDAEKNRYFPNKGPVPGSRCTKAAAASSSSSDQKLNQVANKCKRTKVKTSKLLQARELYGNVIAFSKGRCNFKEEFLKAQASHPVVWKYLGTKKLGDAALERINIEVQTGEGLIDTDFLLAGGRDGSLRFFALGEVGQGFHYGEKCLPDLVWPLLNTSQVECRNVPGHICSPLQGTAQMPSSISSIKTFGKHSTENDGSSIQNALVSTLGAEDRRGSLFVINLTELLDFRPNRLVLRSSFNEVATFNCTVWTSDCRSDGSCAVIGTNAGAASVDLETGVKSWLLHSKSDVLAQQLVHSGNVVLCGLRNGAIVTVDVREKQKVFSARHASHIIQQSPLDSTLGKSRKQWFKLSGNIHPSHTIKLPSSIACLVSLQFDDQYFLASSMDGTIKLYDHRIIQRGAVQTYEGHVNSHTRLQLGVDPSERFFISGGEDCNLRLWSIKSGELLFEDKLTNTVTSTVCWQKAESFKGLQDERQSYDNIKHDSLGAWLGSMEGIFYMDWEL from the exons ATGCCTCAAG ATCTTCCTGGGTTTTACTATGATGCGGAGAAGAACAGATACTTCCCCAACAAGGGCCCAGTACCCGGCTCTCGTTGTACTAAAGCTgctgctgcttcttcttcttctagtgATCAGAAACTGAACCAG GTAGCCAACAAATGTAAGCGAACAAAAGTAAAAACTTCTAAGTTGCTTCAGGCCAGGGAGTTATATGGTAATGTCATTGCTTTCAGTAAAGGGAGGTGTAACTTCAAGGAGGAATTTCTAAAGGCACAAGCATCCCATCCTGTG GTATGGAAGTATCTGGGAACAAAGAAGCTAGGTGATGCTGCTTTGGAGCGAATAAACATTGAAGTACAGACAGGAGAGGGTCTAATTGATACAGATTTTCTATTAGCAGGTGGCAGAGATGGCTCTTTAAG GTTTTTTGCACTTGGAGAAGTCGGGCAGGGTTTTCATTATGGGGAGAAATGCTTGCCAGACCTTGTATGGCCTCTCTTAAACACAAGTCAAGTAGAATGCAGAAATGTGCCTGGGCACATATGTAGTCCACTCCAAGGTACAGCTCAGATGCCATCAAGTATATCTTCTATAAAAACATTTGGCAAGCACAGCACAGAAAATGACGGTTCTAGCATCCAGAATGCTCT TGTATCTACACTGGGGGCAGAAGACCGTCGTGGATCTCTTTTTGTTATTAACCTTACCGAACTATTAGATTTTCGTCCAAATAGACTTGTCTTAAGATCGAGCTTTAATGAAGTTGCAACTTTCAACTGCACTGTTTGGACATCAGATTGTAGATCCGATGGGAGTTGTGCGGTGATTG GTACCAATGCGGGAGCTGCTTCGGTGGATCTGGAAACTGGGGTAAAATCATGGTTGTTGCACAGTAAAAGTGATGTTTTGGCACAACAACTTGTTCACTCG GGAAATGTTGTTTTATGTGGACTCAGAAATGGAGCGATTGTAACAGTTGATGTACGTGAGAAACAGAAAGTGTTTTCTGCAAGACATGCTAGTCATATAATACAGCAATCACCTTTGGATAGTACTCTCGGAAAATCTAGGAAACAATGGTTCAAG CTTTCTGGAAATATACACCCTTCTCATACAATAAAATTGCCATCATCTATTGCATG TTTAGTATCACTTCAGTTTGATGATCAGTACTTCTTGGCAAGCTCCATGGACGGAACG ATTAAGCTTTATGACCACCGCATAATCCAAAGAGGAGCTGTACAAACGTACGAGGGGCATGTGAATTCCCATACTCGTTTGCAGCTTGGGGTTGACCCATCTGAGCGATTTTTTATATCAG GTGGAGAGGACTGCAATTTAAGACTTTGGAGTATAAAGTCCGGTGAACTGCTTTTTGAGGACAAGTTAACAAATACAGTCACCTCAACTGTGTGCTGGCAAAAAGCTGAAT